In Fervidobacterium nodosum Rt17-B1, one genomic interval encodes:
- a CDS encoding pyruvate carboxylase subunit B: MFTDTTFRDGHQSLIATRMKTSEILGIIEEVDSIGFQAFEVWGGATFDVCVRFLNEDPWERIREIRKRLKNGKAQMLLRGQNLVGYRHYADDVVELFVKKAIENGVQVIRIFDALNDIRNLEKSIEVALKCGAHVQGAISYTTSPVHTVEYYLDYAQQLVDRGVNSLCIKDMAGLLTPKMAGELVSQLKKKFDLPVEVHTHATAGLGELAYLSAFLAGADIVDTAISPFGMTTSQPAFEAIYYSFSEYKKLPEIDWKKIDKIVKYLWDVRKKHENYDVKMYSIDHRIITSQVPGGMYSNLVKQLSEQKLLHKLDAVLEEIPKVRADLGYPPLVTPTSQIVGVQAVLNVMTGERYAKVTREVKDYVKGLYGKPPAPINEELIQKILGDERPIEGRPADYIEPELEKRRKEIGVLAETDEELLIYAILGEIGKQYLKKKYDEKIQVDWTLVENFEGGYPV, from the coding sequence ATGTTTACAGATACAACATTTAGAGATGGACACCAATCACTTATAGCAACACGTATGAAAACTTCAGAAATACTTGGCATAATCGAAGAAGTAGATAGCATAGGTTTCCAAGCGTTTGAAGTCTGGGGTGGAGCAACATTCGACGTCTGTGTAAGGTTTCTAAACGAAGACCCATGGGAGAGAATAAGGGAAATAAGAAAAAGGTTAAAAAACGGAAAAGCCCAGATGCTACTTAGAGGTCAAAATTTAGTTGGCTACAGGCATTATGCCGATGATGTAGTTGAACTTTTCGTCAAAAAAGCCATTGAAAATGGTGTACAAGTAATAAGAATATTCGATGCGTTAAATGATATAAGAAATTTGGAAAAAAGCATAGAGGTAGCTCTAAAATGTGGAGCACACGTTCAAGGAGCAATTTCGTATACAACAAGTCCTGTCCACACCGTCGAATACTATTTAGACTACGCACAACAGCTTGTTGATAGAGGTGTAAATTCATTATGTATAAAAGATATGGCGGGACTTTTGACACCAAAGATGGCAGGTGAACTTGTCAGTCAATTAAAGAAAAAATTTGACTTACCAGTTGAAGTTCACACTCATGCAACAGCGGGACTGGGAGAACTTGCTTATTTATCAGCTTTTCTTGCTGGTGCTGATATAGTTGATACAGCGATATCTCCTTTTGGAATGACAACAAGTCAACCAGCGTTTGAAGCTATATATTATTCATTCTCAGAATACAAAAAATTACCGGAAATAGATTGGAAAAAGATCGACAAAATAGTAAAATACTTATGGGATGTAAGGAAAAAACACGAAAACTATGATGTGAAAATGTACAGTATAGACCACAGAATAATAACATCGCAGGTACCTGGCGGCATGTACTCAAACCTTGTCAAACAATTATCTGAGCAAAAACTGCTCCACAAATTAGATGCCGTACTTGAAGAAATACCTAAAGTTCGCGCCGACCTTGGCTATCCACCACTTGTTACCCCTACAAGCCAAATCGTTGGTGTCCAAGCAGTTTTAAACGTTATGACAGGTGAGAGATACGCAAAAGTTACAAGAGAAGTAAAAGATTACGTAAAGGGTTTGTATGGAAAACCACCCGCTCCAATCAACGAAGAACTCATACAAAAAATCCTCGGTGATGAAAGACCGATAGAAGGCAGGCCGGCCGATTACATAGAACCAGAACTCGAAAAACGCAGAAAAGAAATAGGTGTTTTAGCAGAAACAGATGAAGAATTATTAATATACGCCATACTTGGTGAAATTGGAAAACAATACCTCAAGAAAAAATACGACGAGAAAATACAGGTTGATTGGACATTAGTCGAAAACTTTGAAGGAGGTTATCCAGTTTGA
- a CDS encoding nucleotidyltransferase has translation MRVLGIVVEYNPFHFGHLHHLEEAKKLINPDYVVAVMSGNFCQRGEPAIVNKFARTEIALKNGVDVVFELPVVYAIQDAGGFALGSVGVLDRTGVVTDIVFGSESGDVTFLRKVANLLTNQTPEFEKTFKRHLKMGYSYPNARKYALMDVLSNDVEKLSKSNDILGIEYIKALIKYSSDIQPHVIKRIGADYNDEQFKGKFSSASAVRKAIKENKFEQTKEALPEWTFKILEREFSEGRGPVFLEYFDFVIAMFRKLKREDFERIYSFNEGLDLRFYESARESGNLQDFVERVKAKRFTYSRIRRAIFHVLFDMEKSFVELSNEKGPQYLRVLGFTKRGRELLKAMKKNSKVPIISTASLYRNVLEEAKKKIAEGKVSWEIDESLYIWQFERDLLASDIYTFLYPNKFQRKAGMDFEYKVIEMLG, from the coding sequence ATGAGAGTACTTGGAATAGTTGTAGAGTATAATCCATTTCATTTTGGACACTTGCATCATCTTGAAGAAGCAAAAAAGCTTATAAATCCAGATTATGTTGTTGCGGTGATGAGTGGCAACTTTTGCCAACGTGGTGAACCCGCGATTGTAAATAAATTTGCACGAACAGAAATTGCTTTGAAAAATGGTGTTGACGTTGTTTTTGAGTTACCTGTTGTTTATGCTATTCAAGATGCTGGTGGTTTCGCTTTAGGCTCAGTCGGCGTTTTAGATAGAACAGGGGTTGTTACCGATATAGTCTTCGGTAGTGAGAGTGGAGATGTAACTTTTCTTAGAAAAGTTGCTAATCTTCTCACTAACCAAACACCTGAGTTTGAGAAAACTTTTAAGAGACATTTGAAGATGGGATATTCGTATCCAAACGCAAGAAAGTACGCTTTGATGGATGTTTTGAGTAACGATGTTGAGAAATTGTCAAAATCTAACGATATACTGGGAATAGAATACATCAAAGCCTTAATAAAGTATTCCAGTGATATCCAGCCGCATGTTATCAAAAGAATTGGTGCTGACTACAATGATGAGCAATTTAAAGGGAAATTTTCATCTGCGAGCGCGGTGAGAAAGGCTATAAAAGAGAATAAATTTGAACAAACGAAAGAAGCTTTACCGGAATGGACCTTCAAAATTCTTGAGCGAGAGTTTTCTGAAGGTAGGGGGCCAGTTTTCCTTGAATATTTTGATTTTGTTATAGCGATGTTTAGGAAATTAAAACGCGAAGATTTTGAAAGGATTTATAGTTTTAACGAAGGACTCGATTTGAGGTTTTACGAAAGCGCAAGAGAAAGCGGAAACTTGCAAGATTTTGTTGAAAGAGTGAAAGCTAAAAGATTTACATATTCACGCATTAGAAGAGCTATTTTTCATGTGTTGTTTGACATGGAAAAGTCTTTTGTTGAGTTAAGTAACGAAAAAGGACCACAGTATTTGAGGGTCCTTGGTTTTACCAAAAGGGGAAGAGAGTTGTTGAAAGCGATGAAAAAAAATTCAAAGGTGCCAATTATTTCAACTGCGTCTTTGTATAGAAACGTGCTTGAAGAAGCAAAGAAGAAAATTGCCGAAGGAAAGGTTAGCTGGGAAATCGATGAGTCGTTATACATTTGGCAATTTGAGAGAGATTTGCTTGCAAGTGATATATATACGTTTTTGTATCCAAATAAGTTTCAGCGGAAAGCTGGCATGGATTTTGAATACAAAGTTATTGAGATGTTAGGGTGA
- a CDS encoding DEAD/DEAH box helicase: protein MILLSNEILIVPSEKETNIEGYYYIPDYDVLPYENLRPSWYVRSRRIYALYLAVQGKLKGIATLRALLHYVMKPSEFKKYIYHLKPGDELSSPEELFAKLGYERVFNVREGGTFSIRGEIIDYLGPDNMPVRIELYGNLIEEIRRFDLKTQRSQEKLESALLLPAREFVVEEFKKIEKLEPIDEQLTGKYCDGTFLDYNVNFYIYNKKSVIEHFSSFERELRNSIQDIYQKDEYKKFGIISYEDILSKAQEIELKQPITQEKLLIEEEYIPSAPVLSEDELQVGDLVVHKRYGIARFTEIKKVETISGAKEFLVLNFADSTLYVPIERIDLIDKYIGDDVNVKLDSLKKGTWSKKVSKAKRNIETIVRDMLLIHYIRNNTTGVALPGDSELESEFAKTFPYIETEDQLKAIQDVFEDLVSGKPMDRLLVGDAGYGKTEVAIRAIFRAIVSGKQAALLAPTTVLARQHYENIAERFKPFGIRVALLDRFVTKKEREEILRDVKNGKIDLLIGTHSILNNVVFADLGLVVIDEEQKFGVEQKEKFKKLRVNVHVLSMSATPIPRTLHMALSELKEFSEIKTPPFGRKEVQVHIGPFDDRIVRIAILREINRGGQVIYVHNRVNTIYDVYERLKELLPEVSIVIGHGQQSKSELKRAIDMFFHGKADVLLCTTIVENGVDVPNANTLIVDDAHRYGLAQLYQLRGRVGRSDKISFAYFFHPKHVNDKVLERLYAIKSYVGPGSGLKIAMRDMEIRGIGAVFGLEQHGYINDIGLNYYLELLDETIKESKGELISKVDTELEGIPGSIIIPEAYIYDPFERMRFYRRIASATSIDELMDIKLELEDRFGKIPNSVENLLKYGMLRVLLWKMGVKKATIGDSTIVVEFKNGFFEKISERYIYNEKEDSYIFFCEVEEVLEKFSTVHAK from the coding sequence GTGATTCTTTTGTCAAACGAAATTTTGATTGTACCGAGTGAAAAAGAAACTAACATAGAAGGTTACTATTACATACCTGATTACGATGTCTTACCATATGAAAATCTAAGACCTTCCTGGTATGTCCGTTCAAGAAGAATTTACGCGCTTTATCTTGCTGTCCAGGGTAAACTCAAAGGTATTGCAACGTTGAGGGCTTTACTCCATTATGTTATGAAACCTTCAGAGTTTAAGAAGTATATCTATCATTTGAAACCTGGTGATGAGCTCTCGTCACCAGAAGAGTTATTTGCAAAACTTGGTTATGAAAGGGTTTTTAATGTACGTGAAGGTGGCACATTTTCCATTCGTGGCGAAATAATAGATTACCTTGGACCAGATAATATGCCCGTGAGAATTGAATTGTACGGTAATTTAATTGAAGAAATTAGAAGGTTTGATTTGAAAACACAACGAAGCCAAGAAAAGCTTGAAAGTGCGTTACTTTTGCCGGCAAGAGAATTTGTTGTTGAAGAATTCAAAAAAATAGAAAAATTAGAGCCTATAGATGAGCAGTTAACTGGAAAATACTGCGATGGTACGTTTTTGGATTACAATGTTAATTTTTATATATACAATAAGAAATCTGTTATTGAGCATTTTTCATCTTTTGAAAGGGAATTGAGAAATTCTATACAGGATATATATCAAAAAGACGAATACAAAAAATTTGGAATAATAAGCTACGAAGATATTCTTTCGAAGGCTCAAGAAATTGAACTAAAACAGCCAATAACTCAAGAAAAGTTATTGATTGAAGAAGAGTATATTCCTTCAGCTCCTGTTTTATCTGAAGATGAGCTTCAGGTTGGTGATTTGGTAGTTCACAAGAGATATGGAATTGCCCGCTTTACAGAAATAAAGAAAGTTGAAACGATTTCTGGTGCAAAGGAGTTTCTTGTTTTGAATTTTGCAGATTCGACTTTGTACGTTCCAATAGAGAGAATCGATTTGATAGATAAATATATTGGCGATGATGTAAATGTTAAGTTGGATTCTTTAAAGAAAGGAACATGGTCAAAGAAGGTATCAAAAGCGAAAAGAAATATAGAGACGATTGTAAGGGATATGCTTTTAATACATTACATTAGAAATAATACAACTGGAGTTGCTTTGCCTGGTGACTCTGAGCTCGAAAGTGAGTTTGCGAAGACGTTTCCGTATATAGAAACGGAGGACCAGTTAAAAGCTATACAAGATGTTTTTGAAGATCTTGTAAGTGGAAAACCTATGGATAGGTTACTTGTTGGTGACGCCGGATATGGAAAGACGGAAGTAGCAATTAGAGCTATATTTCGAGCAATTGTCTCAGGTAAACAAGCGGCATTGTTAGCTCCAACAACTGTTCTTGCAAGACAACATTACGAAAATATCGCTGAAAGGTTTAAGCCGTTCGGTATAAGAGTTGCGCTGCTTGATAGGTTTGTGACAAAGAAGGAAAGAGAAGAAATATTACGCGATGTGAAAAATGGAAAGATAGACTTACTCATTGGCACGCATAGTATCTTAAATAACGTGGTTTTCGCTGATTTAGGGCTTGTTGTAATTGACGAAGAGCAAAAATTTGGTGTTGAACAGAAAGAGAAGTTCAAAAAGCTTAGAGTAAATGTCCATGTTTTATCTATGAGTGCTACGCCGATACCAAGGACACTTCACATGGCACTCTCTGAATTGAAAGAATTTTCTGAAATTAAAACACCTCCATTTGGAAGAAAGGAAGTGCAGGTACATATTGGACCTTTCGACGATAGGATTGTTAGGATAGCGATACTTCGTGAAATAAACAGAGGAGGACAAGTGATTTATGTACACAATAGAGTGAATACGATATACGATGTGTACGAAAGGTTAAAAGAGCTTCTACCTGAGGTATCGATAGTCATTGGTCACGGTCAACAATCTAAAAGCGAATTGAAGAGGGCAATCGATATGTTTTTCCATGGTAAGGCAGATGTTCTTTTGTGCACTACAATAGTTGAAAATGGCGTTGATGTTCCAAACGCAAATACGTTGATAGTTGATGATGCTCACAGATATGGACTTGCTCAGTTATACCAGCTCAGGGGAAGAGTTGGAAGGAGTGATAAGATATCTTTTGCGTACTTTTTCCATCCAAAGCATGTTAACGATAAGGTACTTGAAAGGTTGTACGCGATAAAGTCTTACGTTGGACCTGGAAGTGGATTGAAGATAGCGATGAGAGATATGGAAATTCGAGGTATTGGTGCAGTATTTGGACTTGAACAACATGGTTATATTAACGATATCGGTTTGAATTATTATCTTGAATTGCTTGATGAAACAATAAAAGAAAGCAAAGGTGAATTGATTAGCAAGGTAGATACGGAGTTAGAAGGTATACCTGGTAGTATAATAATACCAGAAGCCTATATATACGATCCCTTCGAACGTATGAGGTTTTACAGAAGAATAGCTTCAGCAACAAGTATTGATGAATTAATGGATATAAAACTTGAGTTAGAAGATAGATTTGGGAAGATTCCAAACAGTGTCGAAAACCTTTTGAAGTATGGAATGTTACGTGTACTGTTATGGAAAATGGGAGTTAAAAAGGCAACTATTGGAGATTCCACGATAGTCGTTGAATTTAAGAATGGATTTTTTGAAAAAATTTCTGAAAGGTATATATACAACGAAAAGGAAGATAGCTACATATTTTTCTGTGAGGTCGAAGAGGTATTGGAAAAGTTCTCAACGGTCCATGCTAAATGA
- a CDS encoding EscU/YscU/HrcU family type III secretion system export apparatus switch protein, whose protein sequence is MSTNMNSKDDCTEKLAVALKYQMGKDFAPFVVAKGRCQLAEAIIKKAEESNVPIVKSPDLVEELFRLDILEMIPSKLYVAVAEVLAFVQLQNKK, encoded by the coding sequence ATGAGTACAAATATGAATTCGAAAGATGATTGCACGGAGAAGTTAGCCGTTGCTTTAAAATATCAAATGGGGAAGGATTTTGCTCCCTTTGTTGTAGCTAAGGGGAGGTGTCAGTTAGCCGAGGCTATAATAAAGAAGGCGGAAGAAAGTAATGTTCCGATCGTTAAATCACCAGATTTGGTTGAAGAACTTTTCAGGCTTGATATATTAGAGATGATACCATCAAAATTATATGTTGCAGTCGCTGAGGTACTTGCATTCGTACAATTACAAAATAAAAAATAA
- a CDS encoding PEGA domain-containing protein, with the protein MKKIFTIIISITLLAGVFAQFSFQIIIGFGNTPTPNIDSLGDYSVIIYTGEPFATVYIDEVFAGKTDAFGKLVVQFSSEGYHTVWVVSSNQSVIYEKIIFKVEKQPKYVYVFGTGLGKLTVFSNVYPVYVYTLDGKGAGVIEKRGDSLLVPTGNYKIRLESPGYETLESQVSIAYAKETPIWVEFKPLPFNLELIVKPEKFSPNGDWKDDECYIKIYSSRSAEGTLQITDFSGKIVLEKSLTVKPGTTEIKWDGGGNKDGTYTVSVLLSDGISQVEKKANVIIDTSTYTYTKEITLTFLTVFLAIMGYLIYTSIK; encoded by the coding sequence ATGAAAAAGATATTTACGATTATTATTTCGATTACTTTGCTTGCGGGTGTATTTGCTCAATTCAGTTTTCAAATAATCATTGGTTTTGGAAACACTCCAACACCTAACATAGATAGTTTAGGAGATTACTCAGTAATTATATACACAGGAGAACCATTCGCAACAGTTTATATAGATGAGGTTTTTGCGGGAAAGACAGATGCTTTTGGAAAGCTTGTTGTTCAATTTTCTTCAGAAGGCTACCACACCGTATGGGTTGTAAGCTCAAATCAGTCCGTAATATATGAAAAAATTATTTTTAAAGTTGAAAAACAACCAAAGTACGTTTATGTTTTTGGTACGGGTCTTGGAAAGCTAACAGTGTTTTCAAACGTTTACCCTGTGTATGTTTACACACTTGATGGAAAAGGAGCCGGTGTTATCGAAAAACGCGGCGATAGTTTGTTAGTACCTACTGGAAATTATAAAATCAGGCTTGAATCACCTGGATATGAAACATTGGAAAGCCAAGTGTCAATTGCGTACGCTAAAGAGACGCCAATTTGGGTTGAGTTTAAGCCCTTACCGTTTAATTTGGAACTTATAGTAAAACCTGAAAAATTCTCACCGAATGGTGATTGGAAAGATGATGAGTGTTACATTAAGATTTATTCTTCAAGAAGTGCAGAAGGGACACTTCAAATAACTGATTTTTCTGGTAAAATAGTATTAGAAAAAAGTTTGACTGTTAAACCCGGAACAACTGAGATAAAATGGGACGGTGGAGGAAATAAGGACGGTACATATACCGTCAGTGTTTTGTTATCTGATGGAATCAGCCAGGTTGAAAAGAAAGCTAATGTAATTATAGACACAAGCACGTATACATACACAAAAGAAATTACTTTGACTTTTTTGACTGTATTTTTGGCAATAATGGGATACTTGATTTATACAAGTATAAAATAA
- the prfB gene encoding peptide chain release factor 2, whose product MITYEMKQRIDELKKKYDDIIEVFHPEDKKEKLKELESETLKPDFWNDQKKAQQINREIQRIRRIVEDMEKIKVLFEDIEVGIELAEEDPSMQEHLEQIVDEVGEKIREFELALILNGKFDGSNAYLSIHPGAGGTESQDWASMLLRMYMRWAERKGFSVELVDYQEGEEAGIKSATLYIKGDFAYGYLKYERGVHRLVRISPFDANKRRHTSFASVNVLPEIEDDIDIEIRPEDLRVDTYRASGAGGQYVNKTESAIRITHLPTGIVVTCQTERSQLQNRETAMKMLKARLYQLELEKRRKQIEQIQGELRDISWGNQIRSYVFQPYTMVKDHRTDVETGNIEAVMDGEIDMFIEAELVYYAKLGINE is encoded by the coding sequence GTGATTACTTATGAGATGAAACAACGAATCGATGAGCTTAAGAAGAAGTATGATGATATTATCGAAGTTTTTCACCCTGAAGATAAGAAGGAAAAGCTCAAAGAACTTGAATCAGAGACGTTAAAACCAGATTTTTGGAACGACCAAAAGAAAGCTCAGCAGATAAATAGAGAAATTCAGAGGATTAGAAGGATAGTCGAAGACATGGAAAAGATTAAAGTTTTGTTTGAAGATATTGAAGTTGGTATTGAACTTGCCGAAGAAGATCCTTCTATGCAAGAGCATCTGGAACAAATAGTTGATGAAGTTGGTGAAAAGATAAGGGAATTTGAATTAGCTTTGATACTTAATGGAAAATTCGATGGTTCTAATGCGTATCTTTCTATACACCCAGGTGCTGGGGGTACCGAATCGCAAGACTGGGCATCTATGCTTTTAAGGATGTACATGCGTTGGGCAGAAAGAAAAGGTTTTTCTGTAGAATTGGTTGATTATCAAGAAGGCGAAGAAGCGGGTATAAAGAGTGCGACGCTGTATATAAAAGGTGATTTTGCTTATGGATATCTTAAGTACGAACGTGGTGTACATAGGCTTGTGCGTATTTCACCTTTTGATGCAAATAAGAGAAGGCATACGTCTTTTGCTTCTGTAAACGTACTCCCTGAAATAGAGGATGATATAGATATAGAAATTAGACCAGAGGATTTAAGAGTTGATACGTACAGAGCAAGTGGTGCAGGTGGACAATACGTTAACAAAACGGAGTCTGCGATAAGGATTACTCACTTGCCAACCGGTATAGTTGTTACATGTCAAACGGAACGTTCGCAGTTGCAAAATAGAGAAACAGCTATGAAGATGTTAAAAGCACGGTTATACCAACTTGAACTTGAAAAGAGAAGAAAACAGATTGAGCAAATTCAAGGAGAGTTAAGGGATATCAGCTGGGGAAATCAGATTCGCTCTTATGTCTTCCAGCCGTACACTATGGTTAAAGACCATAGAACAGATGTTGAAACTGGAAACATCGAAGCTGTGATGGACGGAGAAATTGACATGTTCATCGAAGCAGAATTAGTTTACTATGCTAAGCTTGGAATAAACGAGTAA
- the minD gene encoding septum site-determining protein MinD yields the protein MAGKQKVFVVTSGKGGVGKTTFASNLGCTLAKMGEKVCLIDADIGLKNLDVVLGLENRIIYTSFDVVNGTVSAKEALVRHKQLKNLYLLAASQVATKEMMSPEDMKRIVQELYDDFDYILIDSPAGIERGFRNSVAPAEAAFIVTTPELPAISDADRVIGLLENYGFSEDRMYIVLNKFKPHMARRGEMLDKTDVEKALAMRIIGVIPDSEEVIIATNKGIPAVLEDGVVIGKSFENIVKRVKGEDIPIEEDLKGVSKGFLSSLLSVFKKR from the coding sequence ATGGCGGGTAAACAAAAAGTATTTGTTGTAACTTCCGGTAAGGGTGGAGTCGGTAAAACGACTTTCGCTTCTAATTTAGGTTGCACACTCGCGAAAATGGGTGAGAAAGTTTGTCTTATAGATGCTGATATAGGTCTTAAGAATCTTGACGTTGTTTTAGGTTTGGAAAACAGGATTATATACACATCGTTCGATGTTGTCAATGGTACTGTTTCGGCAAAAGAAGCTCTTGTAAGACATAAGCAATTGAAAAATCTATATCTTCTTGCAGCATCACAAGTTGCAACTAAAGAGATGATGTCTCCAGAAGATATGAAGAGGATCGTTCAAGAGCTTTACGATGATTTTGATTACATACTTATAGATTCTCCTGCCGGTATTGAAAGGGGATTCAGGAACTCCGTTGCACCTGCAGAGGCTGCATTTATTGTTACGACTCCAGAATTACCTGCAATCTCTGATGCCGATAGAGTTATTGGATTACTTGAGAACTACGGATTCTCCGAAGATAGAATGTATATTGTCTTAAATAAATTTAAACCACACATGGCAAGACGTGGGGAAATGTTGGATAAAACAGATGTTGAAAAAGCCCTTGCAATGAGGATTATCGGTGTAATTCCTGACTCGGAAGAAGTTATTATAGCAACGAACAAAGGAATTCCTGCTGTACTTGAAGATGGAGTTGTAATAGGAAAGAGTTTTGAGAATATAGTGAAGAGGGTTAAGGGGGAAGACATACCAATAGAAGAAGACCTCAAAGGTGTTTCCAAAGGATTTCTCTCTTCATTACTTTCTGTATTTAAGAAGAGGTGA
- a CDS encoding trigger factor: MWIIDIFKKKKHKNIKSPKEEAAERLETMLTRRREIVRMIPVEEFEANSEDIKYAVIETIARKFNIPPEKVKVDYHEQNGYVVIVTNVNFK; this comes from the coding sequence ATGTGGATTATCGATATATTCAAGAAGAAAAAACACAAAAATATAAAATCTCCAAAAGAGGAAGCTGCTGAAAGACTTGAAACAATGCTTACAAGAAGAAGAGAGATAGTGAGAATGATACCTGTTGAAGAGTTTGAAGCTAATTCCGAAGATATAAAATACGCAGTAATTGAAACAATAGCAAGAAAATTCAACATACCACCAGAAAAGGTTAAGGTGGATTACCACGAACAAAATGGTTACGTTGTAATTGTAACAAACGTTAATTTCAAATGA
- a CDS encoding class I SAM-dependent methyltransferase produces MKYHNQQIHQITFHQTQKYTNKVVITTSHKASNEAVGLAKFLSKEFSIPYYNRRHVAERVKNGEIDFYYVVDNNLNLSIHIGDQKLFFHPGIAKIRMENYKRDGRDYLIEALKPDENDVVYDGTFGLGMDAVFMAYFVKKVVGTEVSPHIFRVVSYGLKKYVSKENWINESIKKIELYNEDMKEFIKKQPDKSFDIVYCDPMFENPVFESSSLNPIRPFASYDTINDETIQEMIRIARKRVVIKSLERDRLIDKLNINFNRIIMSRKNGLVFACLDL; encoded by the coding sequence ATGAAATATCACAATCAACAGATACATCAAATAACATTCCATCAGACTCAAAAATATACTAATAAAGTAGTTATAACTACATCGCATAAGGCATCAAATGAAGCTGTCGGACTTGCAAAGTTTTTATCAAAAGAATTTTCCATACCTTACTATAATAGAAGGCATGTCGCGGAAAGAGTTAAAAACGGAGAAATTGATTTTTATTATGTTGTTGATAATAATCTTAATCTTTCGATTCATATAGGTGATCAGAAACTTTTCTTCCATCCAGGTATAGCAAAGATAAGGATGGAGAATTATAAAAGAGATGGTAGAGATTATCTCATAGAAGCTTTAAAACCTGATGAAAACGATGTCGTTTACGATGGAACATTTGGGCTTGGTATGGATGCGGTATTTATGGCATATTTTGTAAAAAAGGTTGTTGGGACAGAAGTCTCACCACATATATTTAGGGTTGTTTCCTATGGCCTCAAGAAATACGTTTCAAAGGAAAATTGGATAAATGAATCAATTAAAAAGATAGAACTTTACAACGAAGATATGAAGGAATTTATCAAAAAACAACCAGATAAGTCATTTGATATTGTTTATTGCGATCCAATGTTTGAAAATCCTGTTTTTGAAAGTTCTTCACTCAATCCTATAAGACCTTTCGCAAGCTATGATACGATAAATGATGAAACAATTCAGGAAATGATTAGAATAGCACGTAAGAGAGTAGTAATAAAATCCTTAGAAAGGGATAGATTAATTGATAAATTGAATATTAATTTTAATAGAATAATTATGAGTAGGAAAAATGGTCTAGTGTTTGCATGTTTGGATCTTTAA
- the ftsY gene encoding signal recognition particle-docking protein FtsY produces MGFFDKLRDGLKKSRESFFNKIGQILKFKKFDKETREEIEELLILADVGVEATEYIIEKLEEMKPEDAFSALKEILVDILKGKNELNVPSEKPFVISLVGVNGSGKTTTCGKLASMFRGEGKQVVIGACDTFRAAAIDQLRVWADRSGATFIAHMEGADAAAVAYDAVNHAISKGKDVVLLDTAGRLHNKKHLMDELQKVNRVIQKLMPNAPHEVLLVLDAVTGQNGLQQAKIFKEVVNVTGIVLTKLDGTAKGGIAIAIAKELGIPIKFIGVGEGIDDLKPFDPVAFVEALMAGDENNAGSLG; encoded by the coding sequence GTGGGTTTTTTCGATAAGCTAAGAGACGGACTCAAGAAAAGTAGAGAAAGTTTTTTTAACAAGATAGGACAAATATTGAAATTTAAAAAGTTTGATAAGGAAACAAGAGAAGAGATAGAAGAATTACTTATACTTGCAGATGTTGGTGTTGAAGCAACGGAGTATATCATTGAAAAACTTGAAGAGATGAAACCAGAGGATGCTTTTAGCGCGTTGAAAGAAATACTAGTTGATATATTGAAAGGTAAAAACGAATTGAATGTGCCATCTGAAAAACCTTTTGTGATAAGTCTTGTAGGTGTGAACGGTTCTGGTAAGACGACAACTTGTGGAAAATTGGCATCGATGTTTAGAGGTGAAGGTAAACAGGTAGTTATAGGTGCATGTGATACATTTAGAGCAGCAGCGATTGACCAATTAAGAGTTTGGGCAGATAGGTCTGGTGCGACTTTTATAGCACACATGGAAGGAGCCGATGCTGCTGCAGTCGCGTATGATGCTGTTAATCACGCGATTTCAAAAGGAAAAGATGTTGTACTTTTAGATACAGCAGGAAGGCTGCATAATAAAAAGCATTTGATGGATGAACTTCAGAAAGTAAACAGAGTTATTCAAAAATTAATGCCGAATGCTCCTCATGAAGTATTGCTTGTACTGGATGCAGTTACAGGGCAAAATGGTCTCCAGCAGGCTAAAATATTTAAGGAAGTTGTTAATGTAACAGGAATTGTTCTGACAAAACTTGATGGTACGGCAAAAGGCGGTATTGCTATTGCAATTGCGAAAGAATTAGGAATACCAATCAAATTTATAGGTGTTGGAGAAGGGATAGATGACCTTAAACCGTTTGACCCTGTGGCTTTTGTTGAAGCCCTTATGGCAGGGGATGAAAACAATGCCGGATCTTTGGGATAA